The Agarilytica rhodophyticola genome has a window encoding:
- the rpmG gene encoding 50S ribosomal protein L33 gives MREKIRLNSSAGTGHFYTTTKNKRNMPGKMEIMKYDPVVRKHVLYKEGKIK, from the coding sequence ATGCGTGAAAAGATTCGTTTAAATTCCTCTGCTGGCACTGGGCATTTCTATACCACAACTAAGAATAAGCGCAATATGCCTGGCAAAATGGAAATCATGAAGTACGACCCTGTTGTTCGTAAACACGTACTTTATAAAGAAGGCAAAATTAAGTAA
- a CDS encoding response regulator has translation MSRELKDYLTPKETADVLRVSPITVRVWAQKGLLKASTTAGGHRRFEREEVERFAREKGIELSEDTEMRALIVDDDLDHLELLADVFKEHLPDVVIETARDGFEAGQKVASFKPKVVLLDLLMPGVDGFKACRSIKENASSKDVRVIAMTGYMSDENVRKIKHSGAEVCLEKPLDIPRLIALLQEA, from the coding sequence GCCGATGTGCTTCGTGTCTCTCCTATCACTGTGAGAGTTTGGGCACAAAAAGGTTTACTAAAAGCCAGTACAACTGCAGGTGGGCATCGCCGTTTTGAGCGAGAAGAGGTTGAACGGTTTGCGCGTGAAAAAGGTATCGAGCTGTCTGAAGATACCGAAATGAGAGCACTAATCGTTGATGACGACCTGGATCATCTTGAATTGCTAGCCGATGTATTTAAAGAACATTTGCCTGATGTGGTTATTGAAACTGCTCGAGATGGTTTTGAGGCTGGACAAAAAGTAGCCTCTTTTAAGCCTAAGGTTGTATTGCTAGATTTGCTCATGCCAGGAGTTGACGGTTTTAAAGCCTGCCGAAGCATTAAGGAAAATGCGAGCTCCAAAGATGTAAGAGTGATTGCGATGACGGGATATATGAGTGATGAAAATGTACGTAAAATTAAGCATTCTGGCGCAGAGGTGTGTTTAGAAAAGCCTCTAGATATTCCAAGATTAATTGCGTTGCTGCAGGAAGCTTAG